Proteins encoded by one window of Myripristis murdjan chromosome 1, fMyrMur1.1, whole genome shotgun sequence:
- the LOC115360132 gene encoding nucleoredoxin-like protein 1 — protein sequence MVDLFLDRVLVRNNWDQDELNTEREIIGILENRILMLFFASAECDRCQEFVPTLNDFFKRLKDPFYIENPALLALIYISLDESEEQQESFLKELHKKSLFLAYEDPYRKELQAMFKVTDVPTVVVLRPDCSVLSPNAVEDICRFGCDCFRNWQESAEVVERSFMLNEEFDNLNLRSATDPVRRLKYKTEDDKRKKRWWKVWEKQKPGYEEGEEEQDGRWDAKGKEGERGPWRKR from the exons ATGGTGGATCTGTTCCTTGACCGAGTTCTGGTGAGGAACAACTGGGACCAGGATGAACTCAACACAGAACGTGAAATCATCGGGATTCTTGAGAACCGCATCCTGATGCTGTTCTTTGCATCTGCTGAGTGTGACCGATGCCAGGAGTTTGTTCCCACCCTGAATGATTTCTTCAAGCGACTGAAGGATCCATTCTACATTGAAAACCCAGCGCTGCTTGCCCTCATCTACATCAG CTTGGACGagtcagaggagcagcaggaaagCTTCCTCAAAGAGCTACACAAAAAGTCTCTGTTTTTGGCCTATGAGGACCCATACAGGAA GGAACTGCAGGCCATGTTCAAGGTGACGGATGTACCGACAGTGGTGGTCCTTCGTCCTGactgctctgtcctctctccaAATGCCGTGGAAGATATCTGTCGTTTTGGCTGTGATTGTTTCCGCAACTGGCAGGAATCAGCAGAGGTCGTTGAAAGGAGCTTCATGCTCAACGAGGAGTTTGATAACCTAAATTTGCGAAGTGCCACTGACCCTGTAAGACGACTCAAGTACAAGACAGAGGACgacaagagaaaaaagagatggTGGAAAGTATGGGAGAAGCAGAAACCCGGATatgaggaaggagaagaagagcaagATGGAAGGTGGGATGCAAAGGgcaaagaaggagaaagaggaccgtggagaaaaagatga
- the LOC115367626 gene encoding nucleoredoxin-like protein 1, protein MVDLFLGRVLVKNNKDQDELDTEQEIVLRLQNRILMLFFASAACENCQEFLPTMSDFFTRLTDEFYVDRSAQLVLLYISLDRSEEQQESVLKELPKKSLFLAYEDPYRKELEAMFAVKKLPTVVVLRPDCSILIPNAVEEICRLGPDCYRNWQEASELIDRNFLINEEFDEKAGRSFTDVVRRQKYKVEDEKKKKKKKKKGWGGGGDEDEDVDGGADATGGGW, encoded by the exons ATGGTGGACCTGTTTCTTGGTCGAGTCCTCGTGAAGAACAACAAAGACCAGGATGAACTGGATACAGAACAAGAGATTGTACTGCGTCTGCAGAACCGCATCCTTATGCTGTTCTTTGCATCTGCTGCGTGTGAGAACTGCCAGGAGTTTCTTCCCACTATGTCTGACTTCTTCACACGGCTGACAGATGAATTCTATGTGGATCGCTCTGCCCAGCTGGTTCTCCTATACATCAG CTTGGACCGGtcggaggagcagcaggaaagTGTTCTCAAAGAGCTTCCCAAGAAGAGCCTGTTCCTGGCCTATGAGGACCCCTACAGGAA GGAGCTAGAGGCCATGTTTGCAGTGAAGAAGCTGCCCACAGTGGTGGTCCTGCGTCCAGACTGCTCAATCCTCATCCCAAATGCAGTGGAGGAGATCTGCCGCCTCGGTCCAGACTGCTACCGCAACTGGCAGGAAGCATCAGAGCTCATCGACAGGAACTTTTTGATCAATGAGGAATTTGATGAAAAGGCCGGGCGCAGCTTTACAGATGTAGTGAGAAGGCAGAAGTACAAGGTtgaagatgagaagaagaaaaagaagaagaaaaagaaagggtggggtggaggaggagatgaagatgaagatgtgGATGGAGGAGCGGATGCCACGGGAGGAggatggtga
- the LOC115360127 gene encoding procollagen galactosyltransferase 1, with translation MHRVSSLLSALLCVLLSGLSRGYFPEERWSPESPLLAPRVVIALVCRNSAHSLPLFLGTIERLNYPKDRIALWVATDHNIDNTTAILRDWLIKVQNYYHYVEWRPQEEPRGFEDEAGPKHWTDLRYEHVMKLRQAALDTAREIWADYFMVVDCDNLLTNQDVLWKLMRENKTIVAPMLESRAAYSNFWCGMTSQGYYKRTPAYMPMRKQERRGCFAVPMVHSTYLVDLRKEASRQLAFYPPHPEYNWALDDVIIFAYSARMADVQMYVCNKETYGYFPVPVRSHSTMQDEEESFLHTQLEVMVKNPPLEPSSHLSVPPKQPNKMGFDEVFMINLVRRTDRRDRMLRTLYEQEISCKVVAAVDGKALNTTDIESMGIKMLPGYKDPYHGRPLTKGELGCFLSHYNIWKEIADRGLQTSLVIEDDLRFEVFFKRRLYALLQEVKLHKLDWDLIYIGRKRMQVDHPEKSVPKIHNLVEADYSYWTLGYMISLQGAQKLLRAEPLKKMLPVDEFLPVMYNKHPVSEYMAHFEHRDLHAFSAEPLLVYPTHYTGDPGYISDTETSVVWDNEAVRTDWDRAKSRKTQEQEELSTEAQNSDVLQSELEQWSARDEL, from the exons ATGCACCGGGTCAGCTCGCTGCTGTCTGCCCTGCTGTGTGTTCTCCTGTCGGGGCTGAGCCGGGGGTATTTCCCCGAGGAGCGCTGGAGCCCCGAGTCTCCGCTCCTCGCTCCCCGGGTCGTCATCGCGCTGGTCTGCCGCAACTCGGCacactctctgcctctgttcctCGGTACCATCGAGCGCCTCAACTATCCGAAGGACCGAATTGCCCTGTG GGTGGCGACAGACCACAACATAGATAACACCACAGCCATCCTGAGAGACTGGCTCATCAAGGTGCAGAATTACTACCACTATGTGGAGTGGAGACCTCAAGAAGAACCCAG GGGTTTTGAAGATGAGGCAGGACCCAAGCACTGGACTGACCTGCGTTATGAACACGTCATGAAGCTCCGCCAGGCAGCGCTGGACACTGCCCGTGAGATATGGGCTGACTACTTCATG gTTGTCGACTGTGACAACCTGCTCACCAACCAGGATGTGCTGTGGAAACTGATGAGAGAGAACAAGACCATTGTGGCTCCCATGCTGGAGTCCAGAGCTGCGTACTCCAACTTCTGGTGCGGCATGACCTCACAG GGTTACTACAAGCGTACCCCAGCCTACATGCCAATGCGTAAGCAGGAGCGTCGTGGCTGTTTCGCGGTGCCTATGGTCCACTCTACGTACCTGGTGGACCTGCGTAAGGAGGCATCCCGTCAGCTGGCTTTTTACCCCCCACACCCAGAGTACAACTGGGCCCTGGATGATGTCATCATCTTTGCCTACTCAGCTCGCATGGCAG atgtgcaaatgtatgtgtgcaacaaagaaacatatgGGTATTTCCCAGTCCCAGTGCGCTCTCACAGCACCAtgcaggatgaagaggagagctTCTTGCATACTCAGCTTGAGGTCATGG TGAAAAATCCTCCATTGGAACCTTCCAGCCACCTGTCTGTTCCACCCAAGCAGCCTAACAAAATGGGCTTTgatgag GTATTTATGATAAATCTGGTGCGGCGAACTGATCGGCGTGATCGCATGCTAAGGACACTTTACGAGCAAGAAATCAGCTGTAaggttgttgctgctgtggaTGGCAA AGCTCTGAACACGACTGATATAGAGTCTATGGGGATTAAAATGCTGCCAGGATACAAAGACCCCTACCACGGTCGACCGCTCACAAAGGGGGAGCTCGGCTGCTTCCTCTCTCACTACAACATCTGGAAGGAG aTTGCGGACCGCGGTCTCCAGACCTCCCTGGTCATAGAGGACGACCTTCGCTTTGAGGTGTTTTTCAAACGACGCCTCTATGCCCTGCTGCAGGAGGTGAAGTTGCACAAGCTGGACTGGGATCTCAT TTACATTGGGCGGAAGCGAATGCAGGTGGACCATCCGGAGAAGTCTGTTCCAAAGATCCACAATCTGGTGGAGGCTGACTATTCCTATTGGACACTAGGCTACATGATTTCATTACAAGGCGCCCAGAAGCTCCTCAGGGCGGAACCTCTTAAAAAGATGCTTCCCGTTGATGAGTTCCTCCCTGTCATGTACAACAAACATCCTGT TTCGGAATACATGGCTCACTTTGAGCATCGGGACCTGCATGCATTTTCTGCCGAGCCCCTTTTGGTGTACCCAACCCATTACACAGGAGACCCAGGCTACATTAGTGACACAGAAACCTCTGTGGTCTGGGACAACGAGGCGGTCCGAACCGACTGGGACCGAGCCAAGTCCAGGAAGAcccaggagcaggaggagctgagcaCGGAGGCACAAAACTCTGACGTGCTGCAGTCTGAACTGGAGCAGTGGAGCGCACGGGACGAGCTGtga